In the genome of Actinobacillus lignieresii, the window CGATGAAGCGGGCAACGTATTAATTCGTAAACCGGCCACGCAAGGTATGGAAAATCGCTGTACTATCGCACTTCAAGCTCATTTGGATATGGTTCCGCAAGCAAATGCCGCAACACAGCACGACTTTCTCAAAGATCCTATTCAACCTTACATTGACGGAGAATGGGTCAAAGCCAAAGGCACGACTCTCGGTGCCGATAACGGCATCGGGCTTGCTTCTTGCCTAGCCGTATTAGAGGCTGACGATATTGCCCATCCTGCTCTTGAAATCTTACTGACGATGAGTGAAGAAGTCGGTATGGAAGGGGTTTTAGGCTTACGTCCGAATTGGTTAAAATCAGATATCATGATTAATACCGATACCGAAGAAAACGGCGAAATTTATATTGGTTGTGCCGGTGGTGAAAATATCAACTTATCACTTCCGCTTCAATATGAACCGACAGCTGCTGATGCTGCATTGCAAGTTACTTTAAAAGGCTTACAAGGTGGACATTCCGGCTGTGACATTCACACGACTCGAGCAAATGCGATAAAATTGATGGCGAGAATCCTAGCGGATGTTCAATCGAATTATCCGATACGTATTTCCGCACTAAAAGGCGGCTCTGTACGTAACGCGATTCCGCGTGAAGCACAAGTCACCTTAACCGTTGATGCAAATCATCAACAAAATGTAACTGCTTACTTAACCGAATTAGCGAAGAAAATTCAAAGTGAACTAAGATTAGCCGAAGCCAATTTAAAACTTGAAATTGAACCGGCGCAATTACCAAGTCAGTCATTAGCTATCGAATCTACTCAAAAAGTCATCCATTTACTTAACGTACTGCCAAACGGAATCGTCCGTAATAGCGATGTTGTCGAAAATGTAGTAGAGACTTCATTAAGCATCGGCTTAGTTAAAATTGAGGAGCAACAGCTTACCTCAACAATTTTAGCTCGCTCATTAATTGAAAGCGGAAAAGAAGATGTGAGAGGAAAAATCAATTCTCTTGCTGCATTAACGGGAGCAAAAGTAGCATTCTCCGGAAATTATCCGGGTTGGGAACCCGATACTCAGTCACGAATTACGCCATTAACCAAAGCAATTTATGATGAAGTTTTAGGTTATGAAGCTCAAGTTAAAGTTATTCATGCCGGATTAGAATGTGGACTAATCAAAAAGGTTTATCCTAATATAGATTTGGTTTCTATCGGACCGACAATCCAAAACGCTCATTCTCCGGATGAGAAAGTACATATCCCTGCAGTTGAAATTTATTGGGAATTGCTCACTAAATTACTTGCTCAGGCTCCGGTAAAATAATTACTAAAAAAATGCAGAACGGCTAGAATTTTACTTCTAGCCGTTTTTCTTTCTATCTTATTTCTCTACCATAATCTTCTTTAATATATTTAAACTATAAGCGGTCAAATTTCTTTGTTGTTTTACAAATACGCTAGTTGGAGCCGTTTGACTAAAATAGTCTATCACTGGGGAATTATAAGCTTAGGAAATTTATAAAAGGTAGGTCAAAAGGAAGAAACAAAGAAACTAAAGAAAAAATGAAGAATGAATGAACAAAGAATGATTCTGTTAAAACTATTATAAAAAAACCAAAACCCCGTAGTTATCGCTAACCACAGGGTTTCTTGCTTCGTTTTCGCTTTCGCGCTAAATTCAATCCGGCGATGCCCTACTCTCACATGGGGAAACCCCACACTACCATCGGCGTTACTGCGTTTTACTTCTGAGTTCGGAATGGATTCAGGTAGAGCCACAGCACTCTGGTCGCCAGAATATTCTGTTGATGTCTTTTGTCTTCTTTGTCTTTGTTCTTTCTTCTTAAATTCGAAACAAGCTGCTACTGAGTGTAGCGCTCAAAAACACTTGAGCGTTGTATAGTTAAGCCTCTCGGGCAATTAGTATGTGTTAGCTCAACGTATCACTACGCTTACACACCACACCTATCTACGTCGTAGTCTCCAACAACCCTTACAGTCTTATAGACTGGGAGAACTCATCTTGAGGCAAGTTTCGTGCTTAGATGCTTTCAGCACTTATCTCTTCCGCATGTAGCTACCCAGCAGTGCCTCTGGCGAGACAACTGGCACACCAGTGATGCGTCCACTCCGGTCCTCTCGTACTAGGAGCAGCCCCTCTCAATTCTCCAACGCCCACGGCAGATAGGGACCGAACTGTCTCACGACGTTCTAAACCCAGCTCGCGTACCACTTTAAATGGCGAACAGCCATACCCTTGGGACCTACTTCAGCCCCAGGATGTGATGAGCCGACATCGAGGTGCCAAACACCGCCGTCGATATGAACTCTTGGGCGGTATCAGCCTGTTATCCCCGGAGTACCTTTTATCCGTTGAGCGATGGCCCTTCCATTCAGAACCACCGGATCACTATGACCTGCTTTCGCACCTGCTCGACTTGTCCGTCTCGCAGTTAAGCTTGCTTATACCATTGCACTAACCTCACGATGTCCGACCGTGATTAGCAAACCTTCGTGCTCCTCCGTTACGCTTTGGGAGGAGACCGCCCCAGTCAAACTACCCACCAGACACTGTCCGAGTACCCGTTCCGGATACTTCGTTAGAACATCAAACGTTAAAGGGTGGTATTTCAAGGACGCCTCCAACAACACTGGCGTGTCATCTTCAAAGGCTCCCACCTATCCTACACATCAAAATTCAATGTTCAGTGTCAAGCTATAGTAAAGGTTCACGGGGTCTTTCCGTCTAGCCGCGGGTACACCGCATCTTCACGGCGATTTCAATTTCACTGAGTCTCGGGTGGAGACAGCCTGGCCATCATTATGCCATTCGTGCAGGTCGGAACTTACCCGACAAGGAATTTCGCTACCTTAGGACCGTTATAGTTACGGCCGCCGTTTACTGGGGCTTCGATCAGGAGCTTCTCTTGCGATAACACCATCAATTAACCTTCCAGCACCGGGCAGGCATCACACCCTATACGTCCACTTTCGTGTTTGCAGAGTGCTGTGTTTTTAATAAACAGTTGCAGCCAGCTGGTATCTTCGACCGGTTCAACCTTCGTGAGTAAATCACTACAATCTACGCCGGCGCACCTTCTCCCGAAGTTACGGTGCTATTTTGCCTAGTTCCTTCACCCGAGTTCTCTCAAGCGCCTGAGTATTCTCTACCTGACCACCTGTGTCGGTTTATAGTACGGTTTAGTATAACCTGAAGCTTAGTGGCTTTTCCTGGAAGCGTGGTATCGGTTACTTCAGTTCCGTAGAACCTCGTCATCACTTCTCGGTGTTGAATGGTGTTCCGGATTTGCCTAAAACAC includes:
- a CDS encoding aminoacyl-histidine dipeptidase, whose protein sequence is MSEITKLSPTLLWQWFDKICAIPHPSYHENQLAEFIVDWAKSKNLFAERDEAGNVLIRKPATQGMENRCTIALQAHLDMVPQANAATQHDFLKDPIQPYIDGEWVKAKGTTLGADNGIGLASCLAVLEADDIAHPALEILLTMSEEVGMEGVLGLRPNWLKSDIMINTDTEENGEIYIGCAGGENINLSLPLQYEPTAADAALQVTLKGLQGGHSGCDIHTTRANAIKLMARILADVQSNYPIRISALKGGSVRNAIPREAQVTLTVDANHQQNVTAYLTELAKKIQSELRLAEANLKLEIEPAQLPSQSLAIESTQKVIHLLNVLPNGIVRNSDVVENVVETSLSIGLVKIEEQQLTSTILARSLIESGKEDVRGKINSLAALTGAKVAFSGNYPGWEPDTQSRITPLTKAIYDEVLGYEAQVKVIHAGLECGLIKKVYPNIDLVSIGPTIQNAHSPDEKVHIPAVEIYWELLTKLLAQAPVK